A window of Castanea sativa cultivar Marrone di Chiusa Pesio chromosome 1, ASM4071231v1 contains these coding sequences:
- the LOC142622885 gene encoding COBRA-like protein 4, translated as MRFVLSAFFFLVLLTYAAAYDPLDPNGNVTIKWDIMSWTPDGYVAVVTLNNFQIYRHIMSPGWTLGWTWAKKEVIWSMVGAQATEQGDCSKFKGDIPHCCKKIPTVVDLLPGVPYNQQFTNCCKGGVVAAWGQDPTAAVSAFQLSVGLAGTSNKTVKLPKNFTLLGPGPGYTCGPAKVVPSTAFLTPDRRRKTQALMTWNVTCTYSQFLARKNPNCCVSFSSFYNDTITPCPSCACGCQNKNNCVKSNSKILQMKGINTPKKDNTPLLQCTHHMCPVRVHWHVKQNYKDYWRVKLAVTNFNYRMNYTLWSLVVQHPNLNNVTQVFSFDYKPLVPYESINDTGMFYGMKYYNDLLMEAGPFGNIQSEVLLQKDKNTFTFKQGWAFPRKVYFNGDECMLPPPDTYPHLPNSAHKSLLALTTLISSLLFLLISIW; from the exons ATGAGATTCGTTCTCTCAGCTTTCTTCTTCCTTGTGCTGCTTACTTATGCAG CTGCATATGATCCCTTGGATCCAAATGGGAACGTTACAATTAAATGGGATATCATGTCTTGGACCCCAGATGGCTATGTG GCGGTTGTAACATTGAACAATTTCCAAATATACCGCCACATAATGAGTCCAGGTTGGACCTTAGGATGGACATGGGCTAAGAAGGAAGTGATATGGTCCATGGTAGGGGCTCAAGCCACTGAACAAGGAGACTGTTCCAAATTCAAAGGAGACATACCTCATTGCTGCAAGAAAATTCCAACAGTTGTGGATCTGCTCCCTGGTGTCCCTTACAACCAGCAATTCACAAATTGCTGCAAAGGTGGTGTGGTGGCAGCATGGGGTCAAGATCCAACCGCTGCTGTCTCAGCCTTCCAATTGAGTGTCGGGCTAGCAGGTACTTCGAACAAGACAGTGAAACTTCCCAAGAACTTCACCTTGTTAGGTCCAGGGCCAGGGTACACATGTGGCCCTGCTAAGGTTGTGCCTTCCACCGCTTTCCTCACACCAGACCGCCGCCGTAAGACTCAGGCACTGA TGACATGGAACGTGACCTGCACTTATTCCCAGTTTCTTGCCAGGAAAAACCCAAATTGTTGTGTTTCTTTCTCATCCTTCTACAATGACACAATCACTCCTTGCCCCTCTTGTGCTTGTGGTTGCCAGAACAAGAACAACTGTGTCAA GAGCAACTCTAAAATTCTTCAAATGAAGGGAATAAACACTCCGAAGAAAGACAACACACCACTGTTGCAATGCACACACCACATGTGCCCTGTCCGGGTGCACTGGCATGTGAAGCAAAACTATAAGGACTATTGGCGTGTGAAGCTTGCCGTTACAAACTTCAACTATCGGATGAACTACACGCTTTGGAGTCTAGTTGTTCAGCATCCAAATCTCAACAATGTGACACAAGTTTTCAGCTTTGATTACAAACCTCTTGTTCCCTACGAATCTATAA ATGACACAGGTATGTTCTACGGCATGAAATACTATAATGACTTACTCATGGAAGCTGGGCCATTTGGTAACATTCAGTCAGAGGTGCTTCTTCAAAAGGACAAGAACACTTTCACCTTCAAGCAAGGATGGGCATTTCCCCGCAAAGTCTACTTCAATGGTGATGAGTGCATGCTGCCCCCACCCGATACATACCCACATCTGCCTAATTCTGCCCATAAAAGCCTACTTGCCTTAACAACATTGATTTCTTCATTGCTTTTCTTGTTGATATCTATCTGGTGA
- the LOC142622884 gene encoding COBRA-like protein 1 isoform X2: MTGGQATDQGDCSRFKGNIPHCCKKTPTIVDLLPGTPYNQQIANCCKGGVLSSWVQDPANAAGSFQLSVGSAGTSNKTVRVPKNFTLKAPGPGYTCGPAKVVRPTKFITADKRRATQALMTWNATCTYSQFLAQKAPTCCVSLSAFYNDTIVQCPKCACGCQNNISQPGSCVEADSPYLASVVSGSGKNSYTPLVQCTSHMCPIRVHWHVKLNYKEYWRVKITVTNFNYRMNYSDWNIVVQHPNFSNLTQTFSFDYKSLTPYGDINDTAMLWGIKFYNDFLMQAGPLGNVQSEVLFQKDATFTFDKGWAFPRRVYFNGDNCVMPPPDAYPWSPNASSQQHVSLLTLVMTFLSTLTFMFAYA; encoded by the exons ATGACAGGAGGCCAGGCCACAGACCAAGGGGATTGTTCTCGATTTAAAGGGAACATCCCACATTGCTGTAAGAAAACCCCAACGATTGTGGATCTATTACCTGGAACACCTTACAACCAGCAGATTGCAAATTGTTGCAAAGGGGGTGTACTCAGCTCATGGGTGCAAGATCCAGCTAATGCAGCAGGTTCATTTCAGCTCAGCGTTGGTTCGGCTGGAACCTCCAACAAAACAGTCAGAGTGCCTAAAAACTTCACTCTGAAAGCGCCAGGACCTGGTTATACATGTGGACCTGCAAAAGTTGTTAGACCCACTAAATTTATTACAGCAGATAAAAGGAGAGCCACACAAGCTTTGA TGACATGGAATGCTACATGCACATATTCGCAATTTCTAGCTCAAAAAGCTCCTACTTGCTGTGTCTCACTCTCAGCCTTCTATAATGACACAATAGTTCAGTGCCCAAAATGTGCATGTGGCTGCCAAAACAACATATCCCAGCCAGGGAGCTGTGTTGA GGCAGATTCGCCATATCTAGCTTCAGTTGTTTCTGGTTCTGGCAAGAACAGCTATACGCCTCTGGTTCAATGTACAAGTCATATGTGCCCAATCCGAGTCCACTGGCATGTTAAGCTTAACTATAAAGAATACTGGCGGGTGAAGATAACAGTTACAAACTTCAATTACAGGATGAACTATTCAGATTGGAACATAGTTGTTCAACACCCCAATTTTAGCAATTTGACCCAGACTTTCAGCTTTGACTACAAGTCATTAACACCTTATGGAGATATCA ATGATACTGCCATGCTATGGGGAATTAAGTTCTACAACGATTTTCTCATGCAAGCTGGCCCTCTTGGTAATGTTCAGTCAGAGGTACTTTTTCAGAAGGATGCGACTTTCACTTTTGACAAGGGTTGGGCTTTCCCTCGAAGGGTTTATTTCAACGGTGATAATTGCGTGATGCCACCTCCTGATGCCTATCCATGGTCGCCAAATGCTAGTTCCCAGCAACACGTCTCTTTGCTTACACTAGTCATGACCTTCTTGTCAACCTTGACATTCATGTTTGCATATGCCTAA
- the LOC142622884 gene encoding COBRA-like protein 1 isoform X1, with product MMGIIFKFIISLLFLLSCNSFTSTEAYDALDPNGNITIKWDIISWTPDGYVAVVTIYNFQAYRHIQTPGWTLGWTWAKKEIIWSMTGGQATDQGDCSRFKGNIPHCCKKTPTIVDLLPGTPYNQQIANCCKGGVLSSWVQDPANAAGSFQLSVGSAGTSNKTVRVPKNFTLKAPGPGYTCGPAKVVRPTKFITADKRRATQALMTWNATCTYSQFLAQKAPTCCVSLSAFYNDTIVQCPKCACGCQNNISQPGSCVEADSPYLASVVSGSGKNSYTPLVQCTSHMCPIRVHWHVKLNYKEYWRVKITVTNFNYRMNYSDWNIVVQHPNFSNLTQTFSFDYKSLTPYGDINDTAMLWGIKFYNDFLMQAGPLGNVQSEVLFQKDATFTFDKGWAFPRRVYFNGDNCVMPPPDAYPWSPNASSQQHVSLLTLVMTFLSTLTFMFAYA from the exons ATGATGGGTATCATCTTCAAATTCATCATTTCGCTTCTGTTTTTGCTTTCATGCAATAGCTTCACTTCAACAG AAGCCTATGACGCACTCGACCCAAATGGAAATATCACAATCAAATGGGATATAATTAGCTGGACTCCTGATGGCTATGTT GCAGTAGTCACAATATACAACTTCCAGGCATATCGTCACATTCAAACACCGGGGTGGACACTGGGGTGGACGTGGGCAAAGAAGGAGATAATATGGAGCATGACAGGAGGCCAGGCCACAGACCAAGGGGATTGTTCTCGATTTAAAGGGAACATCCCACATTGCTGTAAGAAAACCCCAACGATTGTGGATCTATTACCTGGAACACCTTACAACCAGCAGATTGCAAATTGTTGCAAAGGGGGTGTACTCAGCTCATGGGTGCAAGATCCAGCTAATGCAGCAGGTTCATTTCAGCTCAGCGTTGGTTCGGCTGGAACCTCCAACAAAACAGTCAGAGTGCCTAAAAACTTCACTCTGAAAGCGCCAGGACCTGGTTATACATGTGGACCTGCAAAAGTTGTTAGACCCACTAAATTTATTACAGCAGATAAAAGGAGAGCCACACAAGCTTTGA TGACATGGAATGCTACATGCACATATTCGCAATTTCTAGCTCAAAAAGCTCCTACTTGCTGTGTCTCACTCTCAGCCTTCTATAATGACACAATAGTTCAGTGCCCAAAATGTGCATGTGGCTGCCAAAACAACATATCCCAGCCAGGGAGCTGTGTTGA GGCAGATTCGCCATATCTAGCTTCAGTTGTTTCTGGTTCTGGCAAGAACAGCTATACGCCTCTGGTTCAATGTACAAGTCATATGTGCCCAATCCGAGTCCACTGGCATGTTAAGCTTAACTATAAAGAATACTGGCGGGTGAAGATAACAGTTACAAACTTCAATTACAGGATGAACTATTCAGATTGGAACATAGTTGTTCAACACCCCAATTTTAGCAATTTGACCCAGACTTTCAGCTTTGACTACAAGTCATTAACACCTTATGGAGATATCA ATGATACTGCCATGCTATGGGGAATTAAGTTCTACAACGATTTTCTCATGCAAGCTGGCCCTCTTGGTAATGTTCAGTCAGAGGTACTTTTTCAGAAGGATGCGACTTTCACTTTTGACAAGGGTTGGGCTTTCCCTCGAAGGGTTTATTTCAACGGTGATAATTGCGTGATGCCACCTCCTGATGCCTATCCATGGTCGCCAAATGCTAGTTCCCAGCAACACGTCTCTTTGCTTACACTAGTCATGACCTTCTTGTCAACCTTGACATTCATGTTTGCATATGCCTAA